Genomic DNA from Corylus avellana chromosome ca4, CavTom2PMs-1.0:
TTCTCATCCTCAGTCTAACAACAAGCAAAATCCCACAATAAGTAATTGAAGTCTCCATATGATAAGGCATGGAACATTATGTTCTAACAAGTTAATAACAAGAAAAACTTTGCTATTattcatacaagaaaaaagaaaagaaaagaaaaagaaagcagaaATGGCTTCGGTAAATTGCAATTGCTTCAAAACACATGCTTCACCACTCATTTTGACACAGACAGTGAAGATAATTAGCAATCATAGAAAGAACCAGTATACACACCTGAAGCAATGAAGCAATACCATCATCCAACTGTGTGAGATTAACTAGAAGCATAATCAGCAAGCGTGTTATGCTAGAGTCTGGCTTATAAAGAATTTCCATGATCATTTTAATCGTTCCCATCTCAACCATCTTTGCGGCTACATCAGAGTTTTGTGAAAGATTTACAAGAGCTTCCGCCGCAGGTTCCGACACCTCCTGTAAATGTTAAAACTAACTATTACATCAACCCACTTCATTACTGAACATGGAATGGTGGATTATGATCCTTTAGAATTCCTAGGGTAACTCTAGGATGGATGTATTAGAATCCAATCCATTATATTTGAATTACTAGTTTAGCATTCGACCTCAATACTTAGCACATGTGAGATGTagtgaattaaaaaataaaaaataaaaaaaataaaaataaaaggatctTTTACAAAATGCTGAGGTGCCAATTCATGAACCATTTCATTTAAAGATAATGATTAGAATTTTAAGAGCTACAGACCCTAGGAAATTTAGAGGATCCTAATCCATGAATGGCAAACCAAGCAGCTAATTTGTATTAAATCGAACACCCAAATTTAATTACATTCtacatataataatataatataaaacacATCACATTGCGTTTCTTTTTGCAAACCTCTTGCCTATCAAACATTGAACATTTTGGGGATAGATTGAATATTAGGGAGCACCTTTGGCCCAGTTAGGAGCCGAGATAGTGATGGAAGCGCGATCTTCGAGTATTTGGCAAGAGATTGCAAGCCATCCTCAGAGCCAGTTAATCCCCGAACAATGTCCACTGCCGCCTTTGTAATCtataccaaagaaaaaagaaaagctaaaatCAGATACTCCTAAATAATATGCTTCAGTAcaaaaatttctaatttctaatGTAATACATGGCTATTACGAGCTTTTAAggtctgtttggttgctgggaaacCAGAGAACCAGGAAGGGAATTGAAATCTTGCAACAGCTATTTAATGTTTCACTTGCAAAAGGAATATCTTCAGCTCTCCATACTGTTGTGAAAAGAGTAGGGAACTTACTTGAGGAGACGGAGACGATAGAAATCCCAGTAATTCCTCCAGTTCGGTCGCCATTGCGTTTCTGTTCTTCGCAGTTTGCGCAGACAGGGAGCGGACCCTCACAACTTTTCGTACTACATATTACTCTCACAGAGACGACGCCGTTTGGACAAGGCCGCGATTACTTTAAACGCACCGTTTTTATGACGCCCACGGCCCCACTTCCCACTGCCAACTGTAtttaaggaaaacaaaaaacaaaaaaaacaaagtttgaTTGCTCTACTGTCTACTCTACCTCCACGGACCACGAGCCAAAACATGCCAGATTCCGCATGCAGGGTTATCTTACCTTTTCGTAGTGCTTTACAGATGCCAAATTCACTTAGTACAGataatatttcattatttcGTGACATAATAGTTAGTGCTCCTGTCCTTTCGCGTATGACACAGACCATCGACAAACATTCTAGCTTGCAATTAATGGACTATAAAGTTGTATTTCACTGTTTTAGGTTGGTTCGAATAAGATGGAAATGGAATGCAGagtttacttttattattaaatactCGCACGTACGCAATAAAGTAAGATATTGGAGCAATTACAATTATTGGATACACCTAAAGACAAAATCGATCAGTTTAATCTTTGGTGGTTATTGTTTTCGCTCTCATACAACTCCTTTAGTTCCCAATTCATCATCATCTCCATCACCAAAAGATGATATCTTAGCTTTGTTGATAACTGATCTTCTCATTAACCAACCAGACAGAAGAACCAAAGCAACACAAACAATTCCTGCCCCCCAAACCAAAGCTGCTTTCACCTTAAATCCTATACAACCACCTTTCCCACTCTCCCTGATCGGAACAGCTCCGGACCCACCATCGGAATCTGGTCCACCGGCATTCTCAAGGTCGGAAAAGAACCGGAAGCTCTCATAGCGGACAGTGCAATAACCAGCAACTACAGTGCCTCCCTCTTTGCCACCACAATACTTGTAAAGCTTCTCAATTCCTTTTCCTACACAAACTTCACACTCTTTAGGTGACAAGTAGCGGACACACTCGGCAAGTGCATAAACGCTACTACCATTTCCATATTTGATCTCCCCGGTTGAAAATCCAAGGTGAGTAGCCAGGTTGACATCAGATCTTAGCCGTAGAAGCAATATCTCGAGAACTAGTTCAAACTGACCAGACCGGTCTACAGCAGTGGCTTGGTGTGAGCAGAACCAGGCGGCAGTACTTTCGAGATGTACTAGAGAAGAAGTAGTGCTGTTGTTGTGGTCGTACTCGATGTAGCAACCGTCAAACCAAGCTGAAACGGCGTCGGCGGTTGGGCAGAGATTGGAAATGGTTTGTTTGGCATTTTGTGCACAGAGGGTGCAGTTTTTTGGAGTGAGATCGAGCCGGCATTGCGTGAAGCTACTACTCTGGACCTGGTGAGCTTTTTGAAATGGTGGAGTGCAATTGATCGAcagaagagaagggagaggtaGAACTACTGTAGTGAAGGAAATCAGAGAGAAGATAAGAAGGTGGAGTGTTAGAAGAGAGGCCATCGAAACGTATGGTAGTGCTTGGTGGGTTAGTACTGGCGGACCGGACTATATATACATAAACTGCAGTTCCTGTTGTTTAATTTCCCGATGTAATTTGTCTCTTTCGCAAATTCTAAAGCTCGTGGCAGATGATTGCAACCTGAACTGAATTTCTGCAGAACCCATGGACAAGTGGCGCAACATCACAAGTCGTCTTACTGTTGATTTGACCCCGTTTAACTTTCGAACGAGCTTTATATCTTCGCATATgctttgaaattttgaattaacTTTCTTTGGACCACTGATTGACTTATCGGTTCCTCACCTTTTCAATTGAAATAGATCGGCTTGCGATAATCGGATCCTTCCTTTTGTTATATATGGACTTATTTGGTACATCGAAGTGCTAATAACAATTACTCTAAAAGTATTAATAAAGAAATAGTTCAATTTGCTATGAATTATAtctcataaaatataaattattagttcgaatttctCCTCTTGCTAACGAGAATTTGTgggttttattgaaaaatttaatgaaaagaggaaaaattaagaaaggtaaaaagaaattaagactTCAAAgcctattttatttcatttacaAGGGAACCGGGTATTTGAAGTTGAGAGGAGTTGGtttcttaaaaatgaagagcaaaattgtcatttcatttttatttatttttttaatcattttgctATTCTTTTTTGCTCATCTCTAATTTATTTGAACTCAAGAGGATTCGTGTTCATTTccaagtgctaaaatatttgacaaaatagttacaaaaatataataaagccCAAATATTGCTTTATAATAGCGCTTTATAGAATAACAAACACCTTTTACGGAGAGAATAGCACACGATATAGTTTATAGGAGAAAGAAGATAAGCTATAAAATAATGTCCAAATAGTCATATTTATAGTGATTTTCTATATATCTAAGCGTTCACGATCATTTGATCATCTGATCGACCAGACCCAAAGGAGGAGGGAGCAGGCTAGTGGAACCCAGGAACCCAGGCAGTGGTGATAGGTTGGAAGAAACCACCAGAGAGAGTGACAAAGATTAATTGGGACGCTTCAATCGACAAAGCTGGGGGAGAATGGGCGTGGGAGTGGTAGCACGGGATCATGTTGGAAAGGTTGTAGGTGCGTTATGTACGTACGACAAGACCTTTTATTACTAATCTGGCAACAGCTGAGGCGGTGGGGGCATGGCAAACATCTATATTCGGTCGAAGGCTCGGACTCTCAAAGATTATAGTCGAAGGTGACTTGTTGGAGGTGGTTCAAGCCCTACGGAGAGAAGAGAGCTGCTGGAATAAATATGGGATGTTGATCAACCACGTAAATTAAGCCTTTGTTTCATAGTTTTCCAAGTTGTGAGATTAGCCATGTAAGAAGGGTTGCTCATACAGTAGCTCATATTCTGGCAAAACATGCATTGTTGTTAGGGGAGGAAAAAGTCTGAGAAGGGGTAACACCTGTTTGCATCCAGAATATTGTGCTCTTTGAGAAATTTTTCCCACAATAATACGATGAGATAATaccatttcaaagaaaaaaaaatggcacgAATTATAACCACTAAATCCACTTACTATAAAATTGCACATTAAACTCTTTCAATGGCTATAAAGCTTAGCGAAATCTaattatttatcattgaatttgtagacttatgtgaaTCTTGCAAAAATTAgatccaaaattcaatagtgagaGGAGGGAGTCGTAACTCCGAGTCCCTCCCCCCTTCCCCTTTCTCCATAATTTTTTCCCGCTTCCACCGTAGATCGATTAGGATGCGTGTACAGTGTATCAATGGTCCTTGGGGTGCTTTCTAGCTGCGCGTGGCTAGCCGACGGTGGCGCGTGGAATGCGTGagggtgtgttgggtttttgttattgtatttttattgtttttaaataagaatgtattctcTATAAATCTACTTTAGTAGTGATCTAAGGGGTgacattttatttgttttcttaggttttgttttcacgaatccttaagaataacggaATTGATTTCCTTttggtcttttattttcttatcattCGTTTTCTTGGATCAAACTATAAATCGATGACGGATGAATTATTaagcataaagaaaaattgtcacTATAGCTTCAATTTAaatgtaccttttttttaagtttagttctttggtatttaaaaaaaatgataaatatatgATAAATTATTAAACTCATGAAAATCGTAATTTTTGTTAtcacccctatatatatatatatatatatatatatatatatatataaagctagCTAGGTGAATCTTTCCCACTACAACCAGGAAAAGATAATGAATTAGGCAAATTAGTGAATATACAGCCATAGTGAGCGAGTCGAGGCTCAAAAAGCTAAGTAGTAAACACAAAAGTTTGCACTTCTTTGAACTTTTATTGCCTTCCAAAAGGAAGAAGGGGATTGCAGCAATAGAGTCGATGATGATGTTCTCAATTCTCCAATCTTGGACTAGAGAAGAGTGGTAGAGAGCCATGATGACTATAAGAGAATTTTAACTATTCAACTTTGTTGTGAATTTGAAAGGGGGCCTTGTATGTTTTTCATCCAATAAATAATAACCCCGTTAAGTCATGTCACTATTGTTTGCCAAGAGTGTTTTTAGCATTGCAATTTAAATAGAtaaaaagtatgattttaaactaaatcgggAAAAATAGGTCATTAGGAActgcgtttttttaaaattacaatttgaaaaacatagaaaatacgcattttcaaatcgcagacAAATATGTGCCTTTTGAAAACGAataattttaaaggataaactgtgattttaccaaacgcttcattgcatttttaaaaatcattttttttttttcaaattgtccATTTAAAAATCGGActtttaataataaagaaaaaacaaatatttcttcGTATTTCCGTCTTTCTCTCCCCGTGACGCGGTGGCTTGCGTGGCGCCATTAACCGCAGCTGGCCTCAGTAATCCCAAGCCACTGAAGGCAACACCGGATCCGTAAACTGTTCGCCCGAGGGACGACGGGACCAAGCCATTATACTCCCTAAGCAATGGGTTTGCTGCCGCAAAGTCATAGATAAACAAAACTCGCGGTCTAATTTCAAATGATAGATGAATATATACAATCGTATTTGCCTAATCGCCTCTGCATGTGGTTTTCGCGCTTATCCACTGCACTCGGCCTTGAGATCTCCCATCAGGTAAATCCCCAATGTCCTCATTCGGTTTTTTATCCAATTCTTGTTCCCTGTTTCTGCTGATATGGTAGAATAGAATGAGATTTAAGCATAATCTTATACGTAGTTGATTTGTAGATCATAGGTAACTAACTTGCTAATTTTTCAATGTTAGAATTTTCCCATAGATGAGCTGGTTTTTGGCCGACGTTTGGAGGGTGCCCTATGATGGCTTTTTATAGGCACAGCAGCGAATTGTTGCCGGAAAGAAGAGGTATCATTGGTATGATTTTTAGGTCTCTTGCTGGAAGTGAGCATGGGTCTCGAGTTGTTCGTCGAGGCAGAAGGTTTGGCAGGATTACTAAACTGAGATTCTCGCGCTGGGTCTTTGTGCTTGCATTGCTCTTCCTAATTTATTTGGTAGTTTCTGCCATACAAATGCTCTTTCATGGTAAGATTAGAAGCTCTGATTCTAATTTTCATTTGTAACTTATGTGTGttcattgtctttttttttctctccttttgtGCTTCTCATTTGTGACATGTTGTATTCCTCATTGCAGGCAACGTGGAAGATAGCATTTCATTATCACCACCAGTACAAGAACTTCCGGGGTCTGATGTTCGAAAACCACCCAAAAGCAAGAATCGTAGGCAGCGTAAGAGTAGTTAGCTTGCATTAATTTTAGCTGTATATCATCATTTTATATGGATTTTGTCTGTCCAATTGTTGAAGAAAGAAACTTTTGACTTCAAGCATTCTATCTTTCAAGTGCCTCGTAATATGATATATGAAACTGCGGAAGGGCCTCTCTCATAAAGTCAAATGTAAAACTACTCTTAAGCAAACCCATTTGGCAAAAATTGTACTAAATGGTGTGATTTttctaagtaaaaaaaaaaaaaaaaaagagttcaaaaaaatttgatcaaaGTCACTATATACTTTTTGTTGAATAAATTTGACAAAAGTGGATACTTTCGATCTACAAAGGGTGTATATGAGGAGAACTTCAAAAAGGTTCAGGAGCCATAGGATCCCTACTACCAAATCAAATCTTAACCTCTAAATGAGAAGTTTAATAATCACACAAGAGGGCGTCATTTAATTACCATGTATTCTACCTTGTaactgtttatttatttctaataaaATTACTTCTTACCtaccaggaaaaaaaatcatttaatgaGCTGAGTCAAGAGAATGTGTATGTTgatgtaaaattaaaagaaaagatggAAGGCTTGGCCTTAGCAGGAAAAGAGAAGGCATGAGCCACAGTCCATGATTCTGCAGAGGTTAATGTCTCTATACCACCCTTCCAAATAAGACCTTCAACTGGCCTAGGAAGTTCAGAGAATGCAAAAAAATGTACAACACAGTTTGAAAGTTCTGTAGCCATGGGACACTGAATAAGAAGATAAGTGGCATCGTCTGCTACTTTGTTCGTATTAATAGAACTATGGTGcataaatcaagaaaattgaTTAATCCGTGCCAATTAGTGAATATAGGTTGCCTGTATGACTAGAGGTTTCCTTTTGACGGATCCAATGGTGGATACATACATTTACTCCCCCAATTGTATACCTGTTGTGTAAGTGTGCGTGTTCCTTTGTTTGTTGGGAGGTTGGGGCTTTAGGTATTGGGAAATGCCAAAATAGTGGTTGGCTGGTATAGCAGTAGAAGTCTAGAGGTGGTGGTGGGGGGGCATGGGCATGGCCCCTACTTCTAGAGAAAGTGAAAAATCTTTCAATGTCCCTTACTTACCTTAAAAatcttcaccaaaaaaaaatccgtcTAGCTCcccaaaaatctaaaaatatcctcccaaaagtatgaaaaaaaaatcccccTGGTATCccaaaaaactgaaaaattttataaaatttttacaaaaaaatccCTAACAACTCCAAAATCTGAGAAAATACataatatgtgaaaaaaaaattaatattaaagttCGGCCTCTAAAATGCATATtatgtgaaacaaataaaaatatttaatcattAAAGTTTGCCCCCTTCAAAGATGAAGTTCTGGCTCTGCCACTGCCAGAGCGTGGAAGGTTGTGCTAGTTGGCCTGACATGGTGCTCGATATTTTCACTTTCCTTGTATGTTTCCGAACATCCAGCTACCGCCAAGCTTCCTACAAATTTAACCAAAGCTTGCTGCATTACTTAGATAATACACCTAATGGTAAACCCTAGCACAAATCTTGTGACGTTcttgaattttaatttctatagAAAATATTTCATCAGCATTGACCATTTTTCTCTTTGTGGCcatattaatatttattcatATTTATATATTGATGCAAACTATGAGAGGGTAATCAATTCTGTTATAATCTGTGTACCCAATACTAAGGTTTAGTTCTAATCCCTTCCTTGCCTTTTCCTTTGCTTAATATTGACTAACCTATCATTGCATAACattttagtttatgctattcAGTTTTTGCAAATTGTTTCCTCTACTTGTCTCACTCCTTGTGCTTTTTCTTCTATGTATTCATCTTTCAGATTTTCCTTGCGAAGTTGGGTTTGTCGAATCAGTTGATGAGCTTGTTGAACCCAATGATCTTATGAACTTTACACAATTTTCACTAGAGTACATTGAGAAAGAGGAAATACTTCACAATAATTTGTTTGAACCTAGATTTGGAGGACATCAGACTCTTGCAGAAAGAGAGAAATCCTTCTATGCCAGAAATCAGACACTTCATTGTGGTTTTGTCAAAGGACCACCTGGGTACCCAAGCACTGGATTTGATTTAGATGAGAAAGACAAGGCATACATGTATACCTGTAAGGTTGTAGTATCTTCTTGCATTTTTGGGAGCTCCGACTTTTTGAGGAGACCCGCCCGTAGACTGGTAAATGAGTTATACCTTACCAATTGtccttttgtatttatttatttggctaTCATACTCATAACATAACAATCAATAGTTTTTGGTCAAAAAGTTAATAGCTTATGTTTCTCTAGTGGCTGGTTGCTGCTTAAacaatttttcttcatataGCTATTTCATTCAACTAAACATCCTTGTTAATCTATAATGTTATATAAAACTATGCCCGCTCTCTGGTGTCACAACTCCCAAAACCAAGCCTTACCAAGGTAAATTACCAAAATTATACTTCTGTcctttttcataaaaatagttACTCATGAGAAATGAGACTCAACATGAATTTTATCAATCATCATCTTCCATTCAGATATCACTCTGAAATGCTTTCGTCTTCAAATGCAATTAGACAGAAGTTCTTTGATGTAAAGCCTAGAGGAGTTAAATTTGAGGATGTAATTGTTATTTGCAGTCTACATTTGCATGCCACTGCTTATAACTTTTCTGAACAAAGACCATAATAGAACACTTGTCTCTTCTCCAGCAAATATTCAATCAGCTGGTACCATCTtcaattttgaagaaaagaaaaaaaaaacgttatttttcatgcagggtatgatgttacatttttattttactaaaagataaaaacatGGCAACCTATGTAGCTATAAGAATGTTGAGAcgcattctttttcttttcctgccCCTTCTACATCGAACAAATGGATGTTTTTTACTTTCCTGATATCATTGAACTCAATTATAAAAATGTTGAATCAAAAACACATTCAATATTCAAAAGCTTTTGGTTTTCACTTGTGAACATTAAACTTTAATATTTGaaccaaaagagaaagagaatcaAATTTTGACAGGGAGAAGAATGTCTGCTTGAAATGCTAATAATTGCCACTTTTTGGTCATGTTTCAACTACGCCTATTAATTTCAGCACatttttggattcaattttgttttgtaagcAATACATTAGGCTTTCATACAGTTTTATGGATCTGTTGTCTTGTTTAGTTTTTATGCCTCTTCTTTTAATTATAGATAATAAATAATGGGTATACTGTTGAAGATGTCTTTAGTCTGACCCTTTACAGAATGGCATTCCAAAGAGTTAAAAGAGGGACAGATAGGGTACAAGAGAGGACATGACGTATTGCGATGGAAAAAGGTCATTTAACTTGAAATTTCCATTTACAGGGACCTTTGATCTTAACATAGGAAATTAGTGTATATGGTTTGCTTTGGTTATGGCTCTAATACCTTCTCAGATGTTACCACATCAGGTTGTGTGCTggatgattatttatttatttattttaatttttttatctcgtattttcattttaaagaGTTACAAGCTTTATGTTTGATTGTATTCTGTAATCTTAAGAGATTTTGTTCTGAGGATAGGATAATGTGCAAATTAATGTTCGAGTATGCCATCACAATGCATGTAAGTTGATATATGGGGAGTATATATAAGATTTAGGTTATTATGCATGCCTTATGTTCTTTCAGtgatgttttaatatttttgtttgctGCAGATCAGTGAATATTCCAAGGAAAACgtttgttttgttatgtttgtgGATGAGCAGACACTCTCAAAACTGTCATCAGAAGGAAATACTCCTGATGATCGTGGATATGTTGGCTTATGGAAAATCGTTATCATGAGGAACTTACCATATAAGGACATGCGGAAAACTGGAAAGGTGCCAAAATTTTTGTCACATCGCCTCTTCCCTTCTTCTAGGTATTCTACACCATGTTCTAGCCATCTACTCTTGGTCCTTCCAGCTGTAAATCGAGAAGTTCTTATGTTCAGTGGTTTTTTGAAGGTACTCGATTTGGCTTGACAGCAAGATGCGACTTCAGACTGATCCAATGCTGATTATTGAGTACTTTTTGTGGCGAACAAAATCAGAATATGCTATTTCAAACCATTATGATCGCCACTGTGTCTGGGAGGAGGTACTCCAAAATAAGCGTCTAAATAAGTACAATCACACGGCCATTGATGAACAGTTTACTTTTTACCAGTCTGATGGCCTCACCAAGTTTGATCCTTCAGACCCAAATACTCCTCTTCCAAGTTGTGCGTGGCATTGGCATCTTTGTTCATTGTGGAgattttcttttcccttcatCTGTAATTTTTGTCTCTGTGAACGCC
This window encodes:
- the LOC132179399 gene encoding probable hexosyltransferase MUCI70 isoform X2, translated to MMAFYRHSSELLPERRGIIGMIFRSLAGSEHGSRVVRRGRRFGRITKLRFSRWVFVLALLFLIYLVVSAIQMLFHGNVEDSISLSPPVQELPGSDVRKPPKSKNRRQHFPCEVGFVESVDELVEPNDLMNFTQFSLEYIEKEEILHNNLFEPRFGGHQTLAEREKSFYARNQTLHCGFVKGPPGYPSTGFDLDEKDKAYMYTCKVVVSSCIFGSSDFLRRPARRLISEYSKENVCFVMFVDEQTLSKLSSEGNTPDDRGYVGLWKIVIMRNLPYKDMRKTGKVPKFLSHRLFPSSRYSIWLDSKMRLQTDPMLIIEYFLWRTKSEYAISNHYDRHCVWEEVLQNKRLNKYNHTAIDEQFTFYQSDGLTKFDPSDPNTPLPSYVPEGSFIVRAHTPMSNLFSCLWFNEVDRFTSRDQLSFAHTYLKLRRMNPDRPFYLNMFKDVLGSNFK
- the LOC132179399 gene encoding probable hexosyltransferase MUCI70 isoform X1 codes for the protein MMAFYRHSSELLPERRGIIGMIFRSLAGSEHGSRVVRRGRRFGRITKLRFSRWVFVLALLFLIYLVVSAIQMLFHGNVEDSISLSPPVQELPGSDVRKPPKSKNRRQHFPCEVGFVESVDELVEPNDLMNFTQFSLEYIEKEEILHNNLFEPRFGGHQTLAEREKSFYARNQTLHCGFVKGPPGYPSTGFDLDEKDKAYMYTCKVVVSSCIFGSSDFLRRPARRLISEYSKENVCFVMFVDEQTLSKLSSEGNTPDDRGYVGLWKIVIMRNLPYKDMRKTGKVPKFLSHRLFPSSRYSIWLDSKMRLQTDPMLIIEYFLWRTKSEYAISNHYDRHCVWEEVLQNKRLNKYNHTAIDEQFTFYQSDGLTKFDPSDPNTPLPSYVPEGSFIVRAHTPMSNLFSCLWFNEVDRFTSRDQLSFAHTYLKLRRMNPDRPFYLNMFKDCERRALAKLFRHRAVPSSPPAS
- the LOC132178431 gene encoding cysteine-rich repeat secretory protein 38-like; amino-acid sequence: MASLLTLHLLIFSLISFTTVVLPLPSLLSINCTPPFQKAHQVQSSSFTQCRLDLTPKNCTLCAQNAKQTISNLCPTADAVSAWFDGCYIEYDHNNSTTSSLVHLESTAAWFCSHQATAVDRSGQFELVLEILLLRLRSDVNLATHLGFSTGEIKYGNGSSVYALAECVRYLSPKECEVCVGKGIEKLYKYCGGKEGGTVVAGYCTVRYESFRFFSDLENAGGPDSDGGSGAVPIRESGKGGCIGFKVKAALVWGAGIVCVALVLLSGWLMRRSVINKAKISSFGDGDDDELGTKGVV